GGAAAATATTAAAGAGAGCGGACGGAAAATGACCGATTCGTGGTCATACCTTCAGGCCGAAGAGCCGGGAGCGCAAATGGAGATCCCAGACATGAGTTTGTCAGTACCTTCCATCATCACACGTAACGGATACACGTGTGAAACTCACACTGTTATATCTCAAGGTTACATGCTGAATGTCCACAGGATTCCTCGCTCCAAAGACGGCGTGGAAACTCCAAAAAAGACAGTGATCTTGCAACACGGACTCTTCGCTAGTTCCGCGGACTGGATACTAAACGGCCCAGACAAAGGCCTTGCATATGTATTAGCTAATGCAGGGTATGATGTTTGGATGCCCAATATAAGAGGGAACAAGTACTCCAAGGAGCATGCTGTATTGAAGAGCGATTCGAAATCATTCTGGAATTTCTCGTGGCACGACGTGGCTTTGTACGATCTCCCAGCTGTCATCGATCATGTAGTGAAACTAAAAGGTAAAGAAgctaaaataacatatataggCCATTCTATGGGGACTACTATATTATTCGCAATGTTGTCTTTAAGACCTGAATACAACGATATATTAAGTGCTGGGTTTGCTTTAGCTCCGGTTACCTTTCTCTCAGATCTACAATCACCTATCAAAGCCTTAGCACCAATTGCTAGCAATGTCGCATATATGGAAATGCTATACGGTTCACACGAGTTTATTCCAAAGGATTCTGTGCTGGGGAAGATGTCTAACTCCTGCGACGTCGATAACGTAGATTCTTTAGTGTGCAAGAACGTTATATTTTACATCTGTGGTTATAATGAGAAGCAGTTTAATAAGactctgctgcccgttttctTGTCGAAATTAGGAACTGGAACGTCCTGGAAGACAGCTGTTCATTTTGCCCAAGAAATTACAGCGGGGGGAAGGTTCCAGCAGTTCGATTACGGAAAAAAGGATAATTTGAAAGTGTACGGATCGGAGCAGCCTCCTGAGTATGACCTTAGTAAAATAACCCTCCCAATAAAATTGTTCTGGGCAGAAAACGACCTTCTTTCTAGTGAAAAGGATGTGAAACTTTTATTCGAGAAGCTACCTTCAACCACGGAAATTTACAAGGTACCTGATCCAGATTTCAATCATTTAGATTATCTTTGGGCCGTCGACGCTCCTACTATAATAAATGACAAAGTATTACATTCTTTAAATAAGGTTTATACATCAGAATCTAATAACTTCTGGGGTTGGAGCTGAATACCGTTTAAACAGAAGAAACCCACATAAGTTGAGAAATTAATGGactgaaaatattaataggaacttattataaataagttgaATTATGAATTACTGAActcaaattaaattgaatattgcTCTGGTAGCAATAAACTTGGTACTTGCTATAgagaatacaataaaaaaaccaaattaatttaCCTCTACCAAGTATCCTCTCAAGGAAGATGGTTGTGTtgagttaaagaaaaaaaagtaatatttgcTCTTAAAAAGTTGGTAGGTATTGTAGGTGTCATGTAAAAAGAGGATGTAAATGTTGAAAATGTTAACAGGTACATGCGAAATAGTaccattatatttattgtatatttcagATTTTTGGTATTTCTATGCATAATTAATAAGTCAAACCTGCTTACTGCTGGTTAGCGCGCTAAATGTATTTTGCcattttttactaaatttattgCTTACGCCTTTTTAATTCCTCGATAAGCTAAATAACTTATTGACAaagattttgttattgtttttgtcataatcataattataatcAGTCGACAACATCAACTGAGCCTAGCGTGGGCAGGAGATAAATATCTCCCCGGGGATGGATATGGCTCACAAGTGTtaataatatcctaataatatatgtgtaataataaacgggggtaagcttctaatattccatgttcccgtgctttagtagttggacacgttaattatatgccttgtcaggggatataatcgggggatataatttttgtctccaacctgtgctagccctgctgcggGACATAGTAATTTTATCAGTGTGGCGAAAGTTTGTCTTCATTTACTTTCAGCGATCTTTTTCTGTGACACAACATATCATAccttattattagttatttattaaaattttatgtgtCCCTATTCATTTCGTTCCAcaggataatattatttatcaggaGGATATTATAGAATATAcccgatttattttttactctttcACAGACCTTACCTTTCTGAAcggtgtaattaattatttacctatactgTGTGAATGGAAACCTGAAAACTTGGAACAGTGTAAAGGTACCTCATCTAAAACATTAGTTGGAAATATAGTACCTCCTATGTCTTCAGGtacattgaaataaatgtattataattactatGTTAACCAAGCTTTTAATCAGGCAatcatatttatgtaaataatctattttaatatttttgtaataagatATGTTACGTGTGAAATTATGAATATTTCTGTTCTAAGGAAATTTATAACTTTGTATGCTTGCTACAAGCCTAGGActtaagttagtaaataattttagaaatcTCTTAGTAGtagaaaaatatgtataaattatacTATGAAGTAGGCAAATAATGTAAAACCTACTTAATTATACGtaataagaaaactaaaatatcactgaaatacctcttttttatattatccctAGATATCTAGTAATGTAAAAACTAAAGTTTGTTGAGTGACGTGACTACTTCGTCATAGGAAGGTAAGTTCTTAGAATAGTTTTTTTGATGAttctaaagaaattaattaaattaatgatcATCAACCGTAGCGCATTAACATCCTAGTGCTGGGCACATACCCACCaaactgctccaatgcggattggtgggcttcaacgaCTCTTATCACAATAAATTCATAATAACCGTTACCGACGCTTCTCTTCACTTCACTTGCTCCCCTTGCTCCCCTTATGCCGTGTGGTTACGAAATACCAGAATACAGTTGacagacctccctggcgcagcggtgatcgctgtgaatttaagtagaaggtcccgggttcgattccctgcagggttaaattgggaatttataatttctgaattttctctggtctgttctggtgggaggctttggctgtggctagttaccaccctaccgacaaagacgtgccgctaagcaatttagtgtcccggtgcgatgtcgcgtagaaatctgttaggggtatgactacacaggttagcccgctgccatcttagactgtatcacaacttaccaccaggtaaaattgcagctagcaagggctaacttaataaaaaaaagccggCAAATGCGTGGCGAAATCTGATTTGATATATAAACGTTGTGATTGCGTTTTCTGTATTACAACATATAGAATAtgaaaacgtaaaaaaaaaacataaaaagcgGATTATGCAATACTAAAGCTTGGCGAAAAATGTACTCTGACATGTTTTTTGGTGTAGTTTGGTAAAACAATTGCAACTTTTTCGGTTAAAATGAAAGTTTTAACGAGAGGAACTGTTTCAGCAGAGAACTCGCATCATACTCACAGATTACATTTGGATGCAAATGTCACCATTTATTATCTAGAACTTTTATCACGGTTATGCCGTGGTTCTAATAAtgagtaatattattttgtttatcgaaaacagaaatattttaGTACCTGTACTGGTGAGCTCGGACAGTAGTTACTGTATTTCATCCCAGATAACGAGAGTAAGGCTTCGATCATGGATTCAGGTTGGACCTAGGCTATTGGCATTGTTCCCGTGCGTTGGGGAGTTTGTTAAGCTCACAATATCTAATCCAGGAGTCACTATAACAAATCAAATTCAGGGGTCATAACGACAAATCCGATCCAGAATTCATCACACCACATCTAATCCAGGAGTTACTAACAAAATACCTGATCCAGGAGTCAAAGCAATAATTTCTAATCCAGGGGTCACTACAATAAATCCAATCCAGGGATCATCACAATAAATCCAATCCAGGCGTCATCACGACAAATCTGATCCAGGAGTCAAAGCAATAACTTCCAAACCAGGGGGCACCATCATAAATCCAATCCAGGGGTAACCACAATAAGTCCAATCCAGGCATCAAATAAAATCTACGCACAGAGAATTGTGTCATCAATAGTAACATATTCAAAACGTGAATAAAACTAAGGATTGCTACGACCAATATGTCATTATTAAAATTCCCTCTCATTACAACAAATAAGTTATTCCCCTGCAGTTCTGACGCAGTGGCGTGACGCCCTCCAAACTCAACAACCTACGTGAGTACTTCACGTACGTGGTAATAACAAATACTTGTTATGGGGTTTATTGTACACTCGTGTGAAAAGCTGATACTCCATAGCTGAGTACTCCATTTACTTATAAGATAAGTGTCTTGACAACATAAATAGAGCAAAGTAAGTATCCTGCAGTTTACCTAAACAAATCCCTTCCTGGggggtattatttttttaataattaacccACCAATCAGATTAATTCAGGTAAGTGGTAAGTAAAAATCCATCCCCTACATACTTTGCAGCGTATGCCAGATACACGTCTCACAATTCGGGCAGCACATTGCAGGaagcagtggcgtacatagagggtatgcacagggtatgcacagggtatgcagatgatacaaaatgaaggaaGTCTCCAATACTAGTCATAAATACTtcctcctccttagtcgttcactcttgacacagtggtcgtggttgacgatggttctTTTTCTTTGCCTACAGCAGCCcgcgcgatgcgcctccacttgtcacgatggaggtttgtgttgtagctttaattatgtcGGTCCAACGCGCGGGTGATCGACcacgtgaccgtttgccttccactttcccctggacaacaagtcgttccatggagtgcttattcctagttatgtgtccaaagaacttgaggattcgtatctgcataaatacttaagaataggctttttataattcttacaatgcctatctaaagttttttataactcgtactggagattttctccgttttatatcatctgcataccctatatgcacgctaCTGGCAGGAAGTGTTCTATTGTGTCCATTAATGTCTATTAAAGTAGGAGGTAGGAGGTAAcatggttcgattcccggcagaagcaatttgggaatttataatttctgaattttctcttctGCTCTGGTGGAAGgttttggtcgtggctagttaccaccctaccgacaaaaacatgAAATTGAGTGGTGAtgtatacaaaattaatataccaAGATACTTTAAGAATTGCATGTCGTAGacacttttgacggccgattggcgcagtgggcagcgaccctgctttctgagtccaaggccgtgggttcgattcccacaactggaaaatgtttgtgtgatgaacatgattgttttacagtgtctgggtatttatctgtatattataagtatttatatgtattatattcataaagatattcaacagctatcttagtacccataacacaagctacgcttactttggggctagatggtgatgtgtgtattgtcgtagtatatttatttatttatttattttgagtcCTGGAGTGGGCCAATAATTGTTAGTTTATGAGTTTGTCAATCTGGATACTGATGACCGCTTGAGCTGTCTCTAAGACCAAGATCATTAAGTCAAGCCATCAggtttaagttattataaaaaacatacgCTGATAATAATAAGCGCTGAAGAGAGCTATGTTGGAGAATCGtaccgtagaagaaccagaagcGAAATTGCTAAGcgaatttagtgttccggtgcgatgtcgcgtgtaAACCTATTAGgtgtataactaccatactccttaacaggttagcccactacaatagtagactgcatcatcacttaccaacaggtgggATTCAAgggctaaatataaataaataaatatactacgacaatacacacatcgccacctagccctaaagcaagcgtagcttgtgttatgggtactaagatgactgatgaatatttttatgaatataatacacagaattacttataatatacagataaacacccagccactgaaaaacattcatattcatcacacaaataaaataaattatttttccagttgtgggaatcaaacccacggccacgactcagaaagcaggttcgctgcccactgcgccagtcggccgtcattagtttacgtttcatataaactttgaatttattaagagatatgtcttgacggccgattggcgcagtgggcagcgaccctgctttctgagttgaatactataggttcgattcccacaactggaaaaatattttatttgtgtcaaatgtttttcagtgtcagggtgtgtatctgtaataagtatttatgtatattatttattaacatattaatcagtcatattagtacccataacatcagctaagcttaatttgggtctgccggggatcgaacccagggcctcccacttaaaaccacagttctcaccactgtgccagagAGGTTGTCAAAATCTTATGTCCCGCCTCGGAGTTTCTACGAGTTTAACTCAAAGTTTcttttgaattcattcagtagtatCAGCGTGATGCGCGACCATGTTACAGACAGACAGCcagacaaatgaaaaaaaatacagtttcgaGTTCAGTATCTCTTATAGTGCCCTCAAAAGAAATCATGAAATTACATAATTCGACCcttaacagttttattataagcatagtTTGACTTCATTTCATTCGTAAACTAACTTCATTGTTCATTGTATAACATTACCTACCCCAAAATAGAAATCTGATCTGAATCAACACTGCGTTTTGAGGCACGGTGGGAATTCAAGGTAGTAGTGAATATGGGTGCTAGGTTTATCTCATGCAGCATAGCTTAAGGCCACTCCACACCGTACGCTGCGACGCATCGTGAACGCGACGTTTCTAATGCATTCGCGCATTGCACATGGCCTTTGCGGTGCCGCAACGATACTACGGGGTCGCAGCGTTACCACGAAAGAACACAAAAAACGCTTCGCGTGCcttacagaaaaaaatagcgactttttttggtatatttatACCAAAAAACATACAATACATCGATAAAATAGCATGTATCGTAAACTTATCGAATGCCATATATCTCCAGTGACAAACAACCACAATTTTAAAGTACAAATTTGTTTTGCAAAACTTTACCGATGTATTGGTATTTttcttctatatataataataataaaaatcatttattcacacgattattaaatagtgacagaaatcatagcttagtactatgtatggttgaatcactggtacctaaactgagtaaaaactcgtactatagatatcagtgctctccctatataattatttttgttacaaaaacaTCAATTTGATATAAATCGCATTCGatactattaatattaagaaTCCCCTTTCTTAGTACGCTGTCGTTGGAACTTCTCGTTCAACGCACGGCGACCCCTAGGTCTCGTCTCGATAATTACAAATCCGGAGTATATATTAGCAGCGGCCGCACTAGCGACGGCTATCATGAATGTGGCATACCATGAACTTTTCTACATAGATCGGAGCACCGCGCCGCACCGCTGCCGCAACGCCCCGTGTGGACCGGCCCTAAGTAGATACTCTGCTCGCATCTGGCTTGCATTAGGTGTATACAGTATTTACATAGTGATCTTGTTTGAGAGACAgatgttttataacaaaacagaGTCGAGCTTTGTGCACAGAATTTAGATTCTGTTGCAAAATTTGGCGAATAGGTACTCGTAACTGAGTTTGAAGTTTTGACATACTTTTGTATGTTCCAGGAGCGATGCTTTAATGCGTCAGCAATTTTAGTAACAAAACATCGACttatgttgacttaacaatttgCTGTATAGTTTTAGATATATTTCgaaatatgttttgtttaaaatgttaaatgaaaCTATTTGTTTCTTAAATggaaatgtttaataatatttccgactttatataaaacaaggttaaaaaaacgtaatttttttttcgactaaataatattgattgcttttttttcttattatttttctaagttgtttattcattcattcattcaaagcgTTGATGGGTACAGTGCATGAATCTAACTCGCAcgttgcagttttttttttattcgtctcGTTCTAACTCCATTATTTCGACGGccatggctgtgggttcgtttcccacaactggaacatgtttgtgttatgaacatgaatgtttttcagtgtctgggtgtttatttatttattttatttaaacatctttattgcgtaataagggagaaattacaaatatagttaaacaaaaaattaaaagcaaaaggcgaccttatcactaaaagtgatctctgccaggtaaccttaccgatagtacacaacaaaacatgagagacgggaaatcgcaattaaaataaacaatacataaatttacacacttaagtacatactactaataactaatataataaattattaaaagagataaatattaaataccatacataccataccatacatacagtggcgtgcatagagggtatgcactgggtatgcagaagatacaaaatgaaggaaatccccagtacgagttataaatacttaaaggtaggctttttataactcttactcttactgtccttaagttttgtataactcgtactggagattttcttcattttatatcatctgcatatcctgtgcataccctctatgcacgccactacatacatagtactaagctatgatttctgtcagtatttaataatcgtgtgaataaatgatttatattattcataaaaatattcatcagtcatcttagtacccaaaacacaagctacgcttactttggggctagagccTAGATGGTGATGGGTGTttggtattgtcgtagtatttattattatttgtttttttatttagtattttttacacGTGTTACATAATATAAGAACATCGTCGTCGTGCCACTCGCGGAATGTTGAGGAATGCTTGAATTTTTAACATGCCCTAAGCGAACGAGGCTGCTATAAGAACAGTTAACAAGTTTTCCCATTCCCAGCGGACGCGTACTCATGATGGCGTTAAGTTAAACTTCCACTGACATTTAGCACTAGCTATTGGTCCTTAATGCTGAAATaatctttaattgtttaactTATAGATTAGACTATCTATGGATGTCagcttgaagcggtgatagcctagtgggtaaggcttcggctttcttttcgtggagaccgagttcgagccccgacacgaaacactaacttttcggtgttatgtgagtttttaatttaagaaatttaaatatcatttgtgaTAGACAGGAGTCCATGTAGATCTGAGgtctatttaataatatatctggcaaatatgaatttatagttttcaaaagttgaattatttacccactttataaattctCTGTAACATTCGACCATCCTGATAAAAGTTTACGACTCCGCAAACTAAAgctgtgaatctaccaccgattcggaatgcTGATTGTACTTAGAAGAACCGGCAAAAAATCAAAACTTGCTCtttttacatataacaaacagacatattttagcAGATAAGTGGCATGGCAAATATGGTGCAGCTAATATGACACGGCTCGCAACTACGCGGTCACACAGACGTTATCGTAGATGGTCACATAGACTTTCTCGTAAATAGGTCACACAGACACATTGCTGACACCGTATGATTCCAGCACAATCACCACTTTTGCCTAAAGCTTCAGTCTGAAAAACAATAGTCACTAAGAACAATCGTCATTTCAGCTGACAATCGAATCGAACACGGTCTCCACGTGGGCTAGACTTttgtatccagtggcgtgcacttcatacattcgcaaaagcactgcatacccttatttttttaatataactcgtattggaggggaattttaccattttatgccaagcatctgatttatgcataccctggtcaaaacccagtgcacgccactgtttgtaTCGTACCACTTCtgactgataaacgactaagacaccgggatgtatctttgcatcgttcgagtccatgtaggaccgaggtctatttaataaaatatctggcaaaatatatgaatttatttttttattttatttttatttatacactttatttgtacaccacaaatagtaaaaaaaaaacaatggacacaacaaaaataaacttaaaagtaggatacgaagggcggccttatcgcttagtagcgatctcttccaggcaaccttaggattaggaaaaccaagggaaaccgattggtggggtgtattattattatatataaacttacgaacaattacacactaatacgtatcaagattacacacataaaatactcataataataaatataaaaaataataaactaatatatactaaaacatacttaaatattagaatttatagttatcaaaagtttaattatttaccgtCTTTATAAATTCACTGTAACACTtgttttaaacggtgaaggcaaacatcgtgaaacctgcatgcctgagagttcttcataacgttctaaaggtcgtgtgaagtctaccaatccgcatttggcgaGCGTGGTAGATTACgacctaaatccttctcattctgcgagGAGTTCCGTGCCCTTTGGGGGGCGGTAATggattgacgatgatgatgatggaagtCAGCTTTAGTATGTAgt
This portion of the Pararge aegeria chromosome 14, ilParAegt1.1, whole genome shotgun sequence genome encodes:
- the LOC120629325 gene encoding lipase 3-like; amino-acid sequence: MNVLYLCVLVASATALPLQLVNWTFEMNPIQNFSDNMKTFFEVQKNRVEQAFNVSYQEAVRMKNSVSNYVEDQGGRISSDINNYVENIKESGRKMTDSWSYLQAEEPGAQMEIPDMSLSVPSIITRNGYTCETHTVISQGYMLNVHRIPRSKDGVETPKKTVILQHGLFASSADWILNGPDKGLAYVLANAGYDVWMPNIRGNKYSKEHAVLKSDSKSFWNFSWHDVALYDLPAVIDHVVKLKGKEAKITYIGHSMGTTILFAMLSLRPEYNDILSAGFALAPVTFLSDLQSPIKALAPIASNVAYMEMLYGSHEFIPKDSVLGKMSNSCDVDNVDSLVCKNVIFYICGYNEKQFNKTLLPVFLSKLGTGTSWKTAVHFAQEITAGGRFQQFDYGKKDNLKVYGSEQPPEYDLSKITLPIKLFWAENDLLSSEKDVKLLFEKLPSTTEIYKVPDPDFNHLDYLWAVDAPTIINDKVLHSLNKVYTSESNNFWGWS